The Verrucomicrobium spinosum DSM 4136 = JCM 18804 genome includes a region encoding these proteins:
- a CDS encoding PEP-CTERM sorting domain-containing protein: MSPSRLSLIIVGLATCASLLPAATVIWDGGDVDDSNWSSGDNWAGNVAPANPTLPTAPDIIQFAGSTRTTPTTDVAWNVDTLHFNAGAASYTLSGQTLTFQPSNGTSHDNRYFLVNSSGTLQTINNNIVVKNALTGTGITTLGSGISVGSGQLVLNGNLDIDGISALRFQGGTGSVTVNGIISGTPSGSIAVNGGATAIFNNLNTYNQGTTIWSGTLKLGASSINGQAGSLGNNSATVTMGHSGAGGAKLLTSAAVTIGRDVTFVSNGTNAAYTVGGDSAHTSTYTGTIYTGNTGAAVSNAGEVTAVAGGRVNINSISRRSDATSGSAGLDTITKTGAGIVALTGTSNYSGQTNVNIGTLLVNGVLSSTSPNAASVGAVIVSTAARLGGTGTINRAVTIQNGGILSAGDLDAAGISLGGKLTLGAGLTLNSTSVLNFDLSTPNSLLDDEISVTGNLTLDGVLNITNLGGLGNGSYKLFDYTGTLTDNLLSIGTAPGGFSYSIDTTSFANAVYVNVTPEPGMASLFGLGLAALIWRRRRPSGEGRES, from the coding sequence ATGTCCCCCAGCAGACTTTCATTGATCATCGTCGGTCTTGCCACCTGTGCATCGCTGCTGCCTGCTGCCACCGTGATCTGGGACGGGGGCGATGTGGACGACAGCAACTGGAGTTCTGGAGACAACTGGGCGGGCAATGTCGCCCCGGCCAACCCTACCCTGCCCACCGCGCCGGACATCATCCAGTTCGCGGGATCTACCCGCACGACACCGACGACTGATGTCGCATGGAATGTGGACACGCTCCATTTCAACGCCGGTGCCGCGTCCTACACGCTGAGCGGGCAGACGCTGACTTTTCAGCCCAGCAACGGCACCAGCCACGACAACCGCTACTTTCTCGTCAACAGCTCCGGCACTCTCCAGACGATCAACAACAACATCGTGGTGAAAAACGCCCTCACAGGCACGGGCATCACCACATTGGGTTCCGGCATCAGCGTTGGCTCGGGCCAGCTTGTGCTCAATGGCAACCTGGATATCGACGGCATCTCTGCCCTCCGTTTCCAGGGCGGCACCGGATCAGTCACCGTCAACGGAATTATCTCTGGCACCCCCTCTGGATCCATCGCCGTGAACGGCGGAGCCACGGCGATCTTCAACAATCTCAACACCTACAACCAGGGCACGACCATCTGGAGCGGCACCCTGAAGCTGGGGGCCAGCTCCATCAATGGTCAGGCTGGCTCACTGGGCAACAACTCGGCCACCGTCACCATGGGCCATAGTGGTGCTGGCGGTGCCAAGCTGCTCACCTCCGCCGCGGTCACGATTGGCCGAGACGTGACGTTCGTAAGCAATGGCACCAATGCGGCCTACACCGTGGGTGGGGACTCCGCTCATACGTCCACCTACACTGGCACCATTTATACAGGGAACACTGGCGCGGCGGTCTCCAATGCAGGCGAGGTCACCGCAGTTGCAGGCGGACGCGTCAACATCAACAGCATCTCGCGGCGCAGCGACGCGACCAGCGGCAGCGCAGGGCTGGACACGATCACCAAAACGGGCGCTGGCATCGTGGCGCTCACCGGCACCAGCAACTACTCCGGCCAGACCAACGTCAATATCGGCACGCTGCTGGTGAACGGTGTGCTTTCCTCCACCAGCCCGAACGCTGCGTCCGTGGGCGCGGTGATTGTGAGCACTGCCGCTCGACTTGGTGGCACCGGCACCATCAACCGCGCCGTGACCATCCAGAACGGCGGCATCCTTTCCGCCGGTGACTTGGACGCCGCTGGCATCTCCCTGGGCGGCAAGCTCACCCTGGGTGCGGGCCTGACCCTCAACTCCACCTCCGTGCTGAACTTCGATCTCTCCACCCCCAACAGTCTGCTGGACGACGAGATCTCCGTGACCGGGAACCTCACCCTGGACGGTGTGCTCAACATCACGAACCTCGGCGGTCTTGGCAACGGCAGCTACAAGCTCTTCGACTACACCGGCACCCTCACCGACAACCTTCTGAGCATCGGCACCGCGCCTGGGGGCTTTTCCTACAGCATCGACACCACCAGCTTTGCCAACGCCGTTTATGTCAACGTGACTCCCGAACCCGGCATGGCCTCCCTGTTCGGCCTCGGCCTCGCCGCCCTGATCTGGCGGAGGAGACGGCCTTCAGGGGAAGGACGGGAGTCGTAA
- a CDS encoding ExbD/TolR family protein, producing MKIISPLGAKKARLEIVPLIDIMFFLLASFMMVTMSMTKQRTIDVNLPAAATSHSNLKPDVISLAVDARGQVFLDKDMISLEALDQLLKERLAANKELPVYISGDAATPHGAMIAVLDYVKRCGVTKVAFNVKPLDKQ from the coding sequence ATGAAAATCATCTCGCCCCTCGGTGCCAAGAAGGCGCGGCTCGAAATCGTGCCGCTCATCGACATCATGTTCTTCCTGCTCGCCAGCTTCATGATGGTGACCATGAGCATGACGAAGCAGCGCACGATCGATGTGAACCTGCCTGCGGCGGCCACCTCCCATAGCAACCTCAAGCCGGACGTGATCTCGCTGGCGGTGGATGCGCGGGGCCAGGTCTTCCTGGACAAGGACATGATCTCCCTGGAGGCGCTGGACCAGCTGCTCAAGGAACGACTGGCCGCCAACAAGGAACTGCCGGTGTACATCAGCGGCGATGCAGCCACTCCCCACGGGGCCATGATCGCGGTGCTCGACTACGTGAAGCGCTGCGGCGTGACCAAGGTGGCCTTCAATGTGAAGCCGTTGGACAAGCAGTAA
- a CDS encoding MotA/TolQ/ExbB proton channel family protein translates to MPNPLLANALVDLFRHGGPIMWPIGVVTFAAIAIIFERCWWWLTHAKNRKPQDLERVLMSLESGDLGHAQKLSANSSDPVLRVVHAGLSHRHASLQGALQAAAGIEIRQAGRFLTAMDTIITLAPLLGLLGTVTGIMGSFSAVGGAELAVEKVTGGIGEALIATAFGLGIAIATLIPYNWFHSKVAGLQHDIETAANNVEVFVATHRVSVHV, encoded by the coding sequence ATGCCCAACCCGCTCCTCGCCAACGCCCTCGTCGATCTCTTCCGCCATGGTGGCCCTATCATGTGGCCCATTGGCGTGGTCACCTTTGCCGCCATCGCCATCATCTTTGAGCGCTGCTGGTGGTGGTTGACGCATGCGAAGAACCGCAAGCCGCAGGATCTGGAGCGGGTGCTCATGTCCCTGGAGTCCGGGGACCTCGGCCATGCGCAAAAGCTCTCTGCGAACTCCAGCGACCCCGTGCTCCGCGTGGTGCATGCCGGCCTGTCCCACCGCCACGCCAGCCTCCAGGGCGCACTCCAGGCGGCGGCCGGCATTGAGATCCGCCAGGCCGGGCGCTTTCTCACCGCCATGGACACCATCATCACCCTGGCACCGTTGCTCGGACTGCTGGGCACGGTGACGGGCATCATGGGCAGCTTCAGCGCCGTGGGCGGTGCAGAGCTGGCCGTGGAAAAAGTGACCGGCGGTATCGGTGAGGCGCTCATCGCCACGGCCTTCGGCCTCGGGATCGCCATCGCCACCCTCATCCCCTACAACTGGTTCCACTCGAAGGTGGCCGGGCTGCAGCACGACATCGAGACCGCCGCGAACAACGTGGAAGTCTTCGTCGCGACCCACCGCGTGTCCGTTCACGTCTAA
- a CDS encoding TonB family protein, producing the protein MIIAPRQKDAHLASTWMAGVALVLLGIGGYGASLPLLPKMEDMPMVMEMGDEIPLEEFNAPAEAAPEAPPTEPEVTEEPLEEMVEELEIPPIPTIEAPLTPPEMSEILPLDSPPPPPAPTPAKPKPKPQVDRPKPQPRRPTTPPSNAGSGGSGSAATGSGSPTLFRGGSGRFPHPSYPYNARKAGAQGTVRLLVVVEMSGIPGSVSVQSSSGNGELDSAAQDHVRRRWRWPAGEIRRYIVPVRFVLR; encoded by the coding sequence ATGATCATCGCGCCCCGTCAGAAAGATGCCCACCTTGCCTCCACTTGGATGGCCGGGGTGGCCTTGGTCCTTCTCGGCATCGGCGGGTACGGAGCGAGCCTGCCCCTCCTGCCGAAGATGGAGGACATGCCCATGGTCATGGAGATGGGCGATGAAATCCCTCTGGAAGAGTTCAACGCACCTGCAGAGGCCGCCCCAGAAGCACCGCCTACGGAGCCAGAGGTGACGGAGGAGCCCCTGGAAGAAATGGTGGAGGAACTGGAGATCCCCCCGATCCCCACCATCGAGGCCCCGCTGACGCCGCCGGAGATGTCAGAAATCCTCCCGCTGGACTCGCCACCGCCGCCGCCGGCACCCACCCCTGCAAAGCCGAAGCCCAAGCCGCAGGTGGATCGCCCCAAGCCACAGCCCCGGCGCCCGACCACCCCGCCGTCCAACGCTGGCTCGGGTGGCTCTGGCAGCGCGGCCACTGGCAGCGGCTCCCCCACCCTCTTCCGCGGGGGCTCCGGGCGCTTCCCCCACCCGTCTTACCCGTATAATGCCCGCAAGGCGGGTGCCCAGGGCACGGTGCGTCTGCTGGTGGTGGTGGAGATGAGCGGCATCCCAGGCTCCGTGTCTGTCCAGTCTTCCAGCGGCAACGGTGAGCTGGACAGCGCCGCCCAGGATCACGTGCGCCGCCGCTGGCGCTGGCCTGCGGGTGAGATACGCCGCTACATTGTACCCGTGCGCTTCGTGCTCCGCTGA
- a CDS encoding peroxiredoxin-like family protein — MNPDPASSPAAPRWMRIMLWVAGIYNILWGAWTALFPAALFDWLGMAQPSYPQLWQCIGMIVGVYGVGYAIAATHPARHWPVVLVGLLGKVFGPIGMVHAVWEGSLPAAFAVTCVTNDVIWWVPFGLVLKHAWDVHVGQSEEWRESPLPDERTLLAEALTSAGPSLAALSQQSPVLVVFLRHAGCTFCREALADIARVRPAIEASGTRIALVHMGEPAAFAAFSGQYGLADLPAVADPSRRLYRGLGLRRGKLSQLLGWRVWWRGLQAFLRGHRVGKFEGDVTQLPGVFLIHRGVVLRRYFHQTSADRPDYQALAKAA, encoded by the coding sequence ATGAACCCAGATCCCGCATCCAGCCCGGCCGCGCCGCGGTGGATGCGGATCATGCTCTGGGTTGCGGGAATCTACAACATCCTCTGGGGTGCGTGGACGGCGCTCTTTCCCGCAGCACTCTTTGACTGGCTGGGAATGGCCCAACCCAGCTATCCACAGCTCTGGCAGTGCATCGGCATGATCGTGGGAGTTTACGGGGTGGGGTATGCCATCGCCGCCACCCATCCCGCCCGCCACTGGCCGGTGGTGCTGGTCGGCCTGCTGGGGAAGGTGTTTGGCCCCATCGGCATGGTGCACGCCGTGTGGGAAGGTTCACTGCCCGCCGCCTTTGCCGTGACTTGCGTGACCAATGACGTCATCTGGTGGGTGCCCTTTGGCCTGGTGCTGAAGCACGCCTGGGACGTTCATGTGGGGCAGTCAGAAGAGTGGAGAGAGTCACCTCTGCCGGACGAGCGCACCCTGCTTGCGGAGGCTCTGACCTCTGCGGGGCCCTCGCTCGCAGCCTTGTCACAGCAGTCCCCGGTCCTCGTGGTGTTCCTGCGCCACGCCGGCTGCACCTTCTGTCGGGAGGCCCTGGCGGATATCGCCCGGGTTCGCCCGGCGATTGAAGCCTCCGGCACCCGGATCGCCCTGGTCCATATGGGAGAGCCCGCGGCTTTCGCTGCCTTCTCCGGGCAGTACGGTCTGGCGGACCTTCCAGCAGTTGCCGATCCCTCCCGGCGACTCTACCGCGGCCTGGGGCTGCGAAGGGGGAAACTCAGCCAGTTGCTCGGGTGGAGGGTCTGGTGGCGTGGCCTCCAGGCGTTTCTGAGGGGACATCGGGTCGGGAAATTCGAGGGCGATGTCACCCAGTTGCCGGGAGTCTTTCTCATTCATCGTGGAGTCGTGTTACGGCGATACTTCCACCAGACCTCGGCAGATCGCCCTGACTATCAAGCCCTTGCAAAGGCAGCATGA
- a CDS encoding ferredoxin family protein, translated as MITHTARPLRVVLYEGNGAIALSAPARAQVMAALLDKGYAVTRATAQGASGFPHDDRSLLVLGQFQNQQAPDLEDATGKVTIEARDITGLETLDIVSLVEKARGNKPMNQPGTWKPWFPVIDYSRCTNCMQCLSFCLFDVYGVSKDGKIQVQNNDNCKTNCPACSRVCPEVAIMFPKHQSGPINGEQVNEEDLRREKMKVDISSLLGGDIYARLRDRSEAAKSRFSKERSADKALEERKKCLTKMAQDGFIPAEVLASLPSPDEIMRKAEEAQAKAQAALNGNGNPA; from the coding sequence ATGATCACCCACACCGCCCGTCCTCTGCGTGTCGTCCTCTACGAAGGCAATGGTGCCATCGCGCTTTCTGCCCCGGCGCGGGCGCAGGTCATGGCTGCCCTGCTGGACAAAGGCTACGCGGTGACCCGCGCCACGGCCCAGGGTGCCAGCGGCTTCCCCCACGATGACCGTTCCCTGCTGGTGCTGGGGCAGTTTCAGAATCAACAGGCGCCCGATCTGGAGGACGCCACGGGGAAGGTGACGATCGAGGCCCGGGACATCACCGGACTGGAGACCCTGGACATCGTCTCCCTGGTGGAGAAGGCCCGTGGCAACAAGCCGATGAACCAGCCCGGCACCTGGAAGCCGTGGTTCCCCGTCATCGACTACTCCCGCTGCACCAACTGCATGCAGTGCCTGAGTTTCTGCCTCTTCGACGTGTATGGCGTCAGCAAGGACGGCAAGATCCAGGTGCAGAACAACGACAACTGCAAGACCAACTGCCCTGCCTGCTCCCGTGTCTGCCCGGAGGTGGCGATCATGTTCCCCAAACACCAGAGCGGCCCGATCAATGGCGAGCAGGTGAACGAGGAAGACCTCCGGCGGGAGAAGATGAAGGTGGACATCAGCAGCCTGCTGGGCGGCGATATCTACGCACGCCTGCGGGATCGCAGTGAAGCCGCGAAGTCCCGTTTCTCCAAGGAACGCAGTGCGGACAAGGCACTGGAAGAGCGCAAGAAGTGCCTGACCAAGATGGCGCAGGATGGCTTCATCCCTGCCGAGGTGCTGGCCTCCCTGCCCTCCCCAGATGAGATCATGCGCAAGGCGGAGGAGGCTCAGGCCAAAGCCCAAGCAGCACTGAATGGGAATGGCAACCCGGCTTAA
- a CDS encoding radical SAM protein: MIFTLGSRILSTVDPQCLAKLAWNFGYKGARSVMLFKKRMKQGVYFPPFLYLSILNSCNLRCQGCWVDVEAPRNAIDLDTLNRTVNNAMSHGNSFFGILGGEPFMHPELLDFLAQHPDAYFQVFTNGQLITEKTAKALRQIGNATPLVSIEGTSTVSDERRGNKDVLNRTLRGLRHCLDQKLLTGVATSLCQTNIDDLLSVEWLKKLIDMGVHYTWFHTYRPVGPKINAELALTPEQITRARKFIVQQRARQPIAIVDAYYDHAGQALCPMATGISHHVGPKGDIEPCPIIQFATENIKDSRGVYETFTSSGFLQDFREIAAQHTRGCVVLERPDLVKEIALKHGAHDTTMRQTAMKELESMTPRTSQWVKEEEIPEQHWMYWVAKRFFYQDFGVYHALKK; this comes from the coding sequence ATGATCTTCACCCTCGGTTCCCGCATTCTCAGCACGGTTGACCCTCAGTGTCTGGCGAAGCTGGCGTGGAATTTCGGCTACAAAGGGGCGCGGTCCGTGATGCTGTTCAAGAAGCGGATGAAACAGGGCGTGTACTTCCCGCCTTTCCTGTACCTCTCCATTTTGAACTCCTGCAACCTGCGCTGTCAGGGCTGCTGGGTGGATGTGGAGGCCCCGCGCAATGCCATCGATCTGGACACGCTGAACCGGACGGTGAACAACGCCATGTCGCACGGAAACAGCTTCTTCGGCATCCTGGGTGGCGAGCCTTTCATGCACCCCGAGTTGCTGGACTTTCTGGCGCAGCATCCGGATGCGTATTTCCAGGTGTTCACGAACGGCCAGTTGATCACGGAGAAGACGGCCAAAGCACTCCGGCAGATTGGCAATGCCACCCCGCTGGTGAGTATCGAAGGCACCAGCACCGTGAGCGATGAACGCCGCGGCAACAAGGATGTGCTCAACCGCACCCTGCGCGGCCTGCGCCACTGCCTGGACCAGAAGCTCCTCACCGGGGTGGCCACCAGCCTCTGCCAGACCAACATCGACGACCTGCTCTCCGTCGAGTGGCTCAAGAAGCTCATCGACATGGGCGTGCACTACACGTGGTTCCACACCTACCGTCCCGTGGGCCCCAAGATCAATGCTGAGCTGGCATTGACACCGGAGCAGATCACCCGGGCGAGGAAATTCATCGTCCAGCAGCGCGCGCGGCAGCCCATTGCGATTGTGGATGCGTACTACGACCACGCCGGCCAGGCCCTCTGCCCCATGGCCACCGGCATCAGTCACCACGTCGGCCCCAAGGGCGATATCGAGCCCTGCCCCATCATCCAGTTCGCCACGGAGAACATCAAAGACTCCCGCGGGGTCTATGAAACATTCACGTCCTCCGGATTCCTCCAGGACTTCCGCGAGATCGCCGCGCAACATACCCGCGGCTGCGTGGTGCTGGAGCGCCCTGATTTGGTGAAGGAAATCGCCCTCAAACACGGCGCGCATGACACCACCATGCGCCAGACCGCGATGAAGGAGCTGGAGAGCATGACCCCACGCACCAGCCAGTGGGTGAAGGAAGAGGAAATCCCCGAGCAACACTGGATGTACTGGGTGGCCAAGCGGTTCTTCTATCAGGACTTCGGCGTGTATCACGCGCTGAAGAAGTGA
- a CDS encoding glycine cleavage system protein H codes for MASLNYVRFKHARFSARFPEGFRYSPSHYWMSQVEGEEGLWHVGFTKFATRMLGELVDSQFPLEMGAPIEPGQTIGSVEGFKAASDVYCVMDGTFAGTNAILQADACIVKSDPYVDGWLYAARGVPEPDSLDVHEYIVLLGKIIQKMQDAGYPEGEGEGGES; via the coding sequence ATGGCCTCCCTCAACTACGTCCGCTTCAAGCACGCCCGGTTTTCCGCCCGCTTCCCTGAGGGGTTCCGCTACTCCCCCTCCCACTACTGGATGTCGCAGGTGGAGGGCGAGGAAGGCCTGTGGCACGTGGGGTTCACGAAATTTGCCACCCGCATGCTGGGGGAACTGGTGGACAGCCAGTTCCCGCTGGAGATGGGCGCGCCCATTGAGCCCGGCCAGACCATCGGCAGCGTGGAAGGCTTCAAGGCCGCCAGCGACGTGTACTGCGTGATGGATGGCACCTTTGCCGGCACCAATGCCATCCTCCAGGCAGACGCCTGCATCGTGAAGAGTGATCCGTATGTGGACGGCTGGCTCTACGCCGCCCGCGGCGTACCCGAGCCCGACTCCCTGGACGTGCACGAGTACATCGTGCTGCTGGGCAAGATCATCCAGAAGATGCAGGACGCGGGGTACCCGGAGGGCGAAGGCGAGGGCGGGGAGTCTTAG